A stretch of Oncorhynchus mykiss isolate Arlee chromosome 12, USDA_OmykA_1.1, whole genome shotgun sequence DNA encodes these proteins:
- the LOC110537393 gene encoding retinal guanylyl cyclase 2-like — protein sequence MASHRNSSFLLNLSHHPRWTQDPLMRERRRQRRTEDTKTMNSLTPASSSAVLRSRSSWGNWLMLPLLMATYLPCEAWGATFTVAIIGPWTCDPMYSKALPDLAARLATARLNMDPYTKKGYWYDYTLVNEDCKTSNALARFSSLEGYGSAFLGPTNPGYCSSAALFAKNWNKPFLSWGCLKPNMEDGQYPTFHRPLPLSSRVLFSVLRYFRWAHVVIVTSEDDLWEATGHELAASLMALGLPVINVVTMEPDKDGPTKALKRIRELDRVRVVIMCMHSALIGGEAQYQLLTSASNMRMIDRGYVFIPYDTLTYSLPKGTNLHALTNDSLLRKAYDGVLTITMDSGENTFYESFKDAQEKFEIRTSTPPDQVSPFFGTIYNMIYYMAYAVEKSRMVAGRWVDGETMLQSDGGVDFEGFNQHISSDEDGLGMLARYVVLDSDGGDKLYMTHTLEAPHTLGKFGAVKYNGRSIHFAGSSPSTDSRCWFSPYITCSWGMDAGTIFFLFILFCGLVGGGAAFYMKRGGQIGTIFGGSGGGGRPLKVVLNLDDLIFINTQTSQKKLNEDSMMNSQLDVKTPRHSVSGRSYFGSTPDSSNVAVFEGDWVWLKKCPNGNTVSSVSDGTQSIFTKLRDMRNENLNLFLGLFLDSGIFGVVTEHCTRGSLEDLLNNEDMRLDWMFKSSLLMDLIRGMKYLHNRDVIHGRLKSRNCVVDGRFVLKVTEYGFNEIITTQGVDFDEGRPEDQLWTAPELLRDSSLMKRGSFPGDVYSFAIIMQEVIARCAPFCMLDMPPKEIISKLKSPPPLCRPTVSVDEAPLEVIQVMKQAWSEEPDKRPTFEEIFKQFKSITKGKKTNIIDSMLRMLEQYSTNLEDLIRERTEELEVERKKTDNLLAQMLPRSVCLALKTGKPVRPEHFSEVTLYFSDIVGFTTISALSEPIEVVDLLNDLYTLFDAIIGQHDVYKVETIGDAYMVASGVPNRNGRRHAAEMSNMSLDILHCIGTFKMRHMPDVKVKIRIGLHSGPVVAGVVGLTMPRYCLFGDTVNTASRMESTGLSYRIHVNQSTVDILHELKMGYKVDTRGMTELKGKGVENTYWLAGRAGFDKVLPIPPDLTPGASNHGISLEEIPPDRKQKFLDRQARNK from the exons ATGGCATCTCACAGAAACTCTAGTTTCCTCCTCAACCTCTCCCACCACCCACGATGGACACAAGATCCCTtaatgagggagagaaggagacaaaGAAGGACAGAGGATACAAAAACAATGAACAGTCTGACCCCCGCATCCTCATCTGCGGTGCTACGCTCCAGAAGCTCGTGGGGAAACTGGCTGATGTTACCCCTGCTGATGGCCACCTATCTACCCTGTGAGGCCTGGGGCGCCACTTTCACTGTGGCCATAATTGGTCCCTGGACATGTGACCCTATGTACTCCAAAGCCCTCCCTGACCTGGCTGCCCGCCTGGCCACCGCCCGCCTCAACATGGACCCCTACACTAAGAAAGGCTACTGGTACGACTATACTCTCGTCAACGAGGACTGTAAAACATCCAATGCCCTGGCCCGCTTCTCCTCTCTGGAAGGCTATGGCTCGGCTTTCCTCGGCCCTACTAATCCAGGCTACTGCTCATCGGCTGCTCTGTTTGCGAAAAACTGGAATAAGCCCTTTCTGTCCTGGGGTTGCCTGAAACCAAACATGGAGGATGGACAGTATCCCACCTTTCACAGGCCCCTGCCTCTGTCCTCCCGGGTTCTGTTTTCTGTGCTGCGGTACTTCCGCTGGGCCCATGTGGTCATTGTGACGTCAGAGGATGACCTGTGGGAGGCTACAGGACACGAGCTGGCGGCCTCTCTTATGGCCCTGGGCCTGCCGGTTATCAATGTGGTCACCATGGAGCCGGACAAGGATGGGCCCACAAAGGCCTTGAAAAGGATTCGGGAGTTAGACCGTGTCAGAG TGGTCATCATGTGCATGCACTCAGCGTTGATCGGTGGTGAGGCCCAGTATCAGCTCCTAACCTCTGCCTCAAACATGCGTATGATAGACCGTGGCTATGTTTTCATCCCCTATGACACCCTCACATATTCGCTGCCCAAGGGCACAAACCTTCATGCTCTGACCAATGACAGCTTGTTGAGAAAAGCCTACGATGGAGTTCTCACCATCACCATGGATTCTGGTGAGAACACTTTCTATGAAAGCTTCAAAGATGCTCAGGAGAAATTTGAGATTCGCACCAGCACTCCACCAGATCAG GTGTCTCCATTCTTCGGCACCATCTACAACATGATATATTACATGGCCTATGCAGTAGAGAAGAGTCGCATGGTGGCTGGGCGCTGGGTGGATGGGGAGACCATGCTCCAGAGCGATGGAGGGGTCGACTTTGAGGGCTTCAACCAGCACATCTCATCCGATGAAGATGGGTTGGGGATGCTGGCTCGCTACGTGGTACTGGACTCTGACGGGGGAGACAAACTCTACATGACACACACTCTGGAAGCCCCCCATACCCTTGGCAAATTTGGGGCGGTCAAGTACAATGGGCGCTCCATCCACTTTGCTGGCAGTAGCCCCAGCACAGACTCCCGTTGTTGGTTCAGTCCATACATCACCTGCAGTTGGG GAATGGACGCAGGTACTATCTTCTTTCTGTTCATCCTGTTCTGTGGGTTGGTTGGAGGTGGAGCTGCCTTTTATATGAA GAGAGGTGGACAGATTGGAACTATCTTTGGAGGatcagggggaggaggaaggccCTTAAAAGTAGTCTTGAATCTGGATGACCTCATTTTCATCAATACCCAGACTAGCCAAAAG AAGCTGAATGAGGACAGTATGATGAACAGTCAGCTGGACGTGAAGACGCCTCGCCACTCAGTGTCGGGACGAAGCTACTTTGGCTCCACCCCTGACAGTTCCAATGTCGCTGTCTTTGAG GGTGACTGGGTTTGGTTGAAGAAATGTCCCAATGGAAACACTGTGTCAAGTGTCAGTGATGGCACTCAAAGTATTTTCACCAAG ctcagGGACATGCGGAATGAGAATCTCAACCTGTTCCTTGGCCTGTTCCTCGACTCTGGGATCTTTGGTGTTGTGACAGAGCACTGTACCAGGGGCAGCTTGGAGGACCTTCTCAACAACGAGGACATGCGCCTCGATTGGATGTTCAAGTCCTCCCTGTTGATGGATCTGATCAGG GGAATGAAGTATCTGCACAACCGTGATGTCATCCATGGGCGCCTGAAGTCCCGAAACTGTGTGGTGGACGGACGCTTCGTGCTGAAGGTGACTGAGTATGGCTTCAACGAGATCATAACGACCCAGGGTGTCGACTTTGACGAGGGCAGGCCTGAGG ATCAGCTGTGGACGGCTCCAGAGCTACTGAGGGACTCCAGTTTGATGAAGAGAGGATCGTTCCCAGGGGACGTTTACAGTTTCGCCATCATCATGCAGGAGGTCATCGCCCGCTGTGCTCCCTTCTGCATGCTGGACATGCCTCCCAAGG AGATCATCAGTAAGTTGAAATCCCCCCCACCACTGTGTCGGCCTACTGTGTCAGTGGATGAGGCTCCACTAGAGGTGATCCAGGTCATGAAACAGGCCTGGAGCGAGGAGCCAGACAAGAGACCCACTTTCGAGGAGATCTTCAAACAG TTCAAGAGTATAACCAAGGGAAAGAAGACCAACATCATAGACTCCATGCTGCGTATGTTGGAGCAGTACTCCACTAACCTTGAGGACCTGatcagggagaggacagaggagctggaggtggagaggaagaaGACTGATAACCTTCTGGCCCAGATGTTGCCGAG GTCTGTGTGCCTGGCCCTGAAGACGGGCAAGCCTGTGAGACCAGAGCACTTCTCTGAGGTCACTCTGTACTTCAGTGACATTGTGGGCTTCACCACCATCTCTGCACTCAGCGAGCCCATTGAGGTGGTAGACTTACTCAATGATCTCTACACACTCTTTGATGCCATCATCGGGCAGCATGATGTCTACAAG GTGGAGACCATCGGAGATGCGTACATGGTAGCCTCTGGAGTTCCAAACCGGAACGGTAGACGCCACGCAGCTGAGATGTCCAACATGTCCCTGGACATTCTCCACTGTATTGGAACCTTCAAGATGAGGCACATGCCTGACGTCAAGGTCAAGATTCGTATCGGCCTGCACTCTG GCCCTGTGGTGGCAGGTGTGGTGGGTCTGACGATGCCTCGGTACTGTCTTTTCGGAGACACTGTCAACACAGCCTCTCGAATGGAGTCCACAGGGTTGT CTTACAGAATCCATGTCAACCAGAGCACAGTCGATATCCTGCATGAACTAAAAATGGGCTACAAAGTAGACACCAGGGGCATGACAGAGCTGAag GGGAAGGGAGTTGAAAACACTTACTGGTTGGCTGGGAGAGCTGGGTTTGACAAGGTTCTGCCCATACCGCCTGACCTTACTCCAGG GGCAAGTAACCATGGCATCAGTTTGGAGGAGATTCCTCCAGATAGAAAACAGAAATTCCTTGACCGGCAGGCGAGGAATAAGTAG
- the LOC118937657 gene encoding uncharacterized protein LOC118937657 isoform X1 has product MRPAMEDRRILPTGVAGDPKTMGIPLEVKTEPDTNTRRVREEALPTIPIRVKKEDVSDVPLKVPRFQYVDFPSLHQCIQQLTVPPLDSWLEGCPLALGRPSGGCAPLTSKEKVPKFKYVDYPSLHHCIQQLSVPPLESWSSGLARPGSAATGGPGSTTSQPSFVRGNQTGQGDVSASAQKQDKYTAFPFPGPDPSSIQFVNSSNQASHKPQLPQMRLSSLPRASPAVSSQGEEAHNKVVCSDQLSQKSSNPKSWVAGMKRVRGAGLLHQSNRKSAGDDNWHADLKKSPESHQEAKVELSDSPDLGQGFWRTIPESVCPFCQNMFSNPEELRIHQKSHREKKPH; this is encoded by the exons atg AGGCCAGCCATGGAGGACAGGAGAATTCTCCCTACAGGGGTAGCAGGTGATCCAAAAACAATGGGCATACCCTTAGAGGTCAAAACTGAGCCGGACACAAACACCCGTAGGGTGAGAGAGGAGGCACTGCCTACCATACCCATCAGGGTTAAAAAAGAGGACGTCTCTGACGTGCCACTCAAAGTGCCCAGATTCCAGTACGTGGACTTTCCTTCGCTGCACCAGTGCATCCAGCAGCTCACCGTGCCACCCTTGGACAGCTGGCTGGAGGGTTGCCCTCTGGCCCTGGGAAGACCCTCTGGAGGATGTGCCCCTCTCACTTCCAAGGAGAAGGTTCCCAAGTTTAAGTATGTGGATTATCCCTCTCTGCACCACTGCATCCAGCAGTTGTCTGTGCCGCCTCTGGAGAGCTGGAGCTCGGGGTTGGCCAGGCCAGGGAGTGCGGCGACAGGGGGACCTGGATCCACCACCTCTCAGCCCAGCTTTGTGAGGGGGAATCAGACAGGACAGGGAGATGTTTCAGCATCGGCTCAAAAGCAGGACAAGTACACTGCTTTCCCCTTCCCTGGTCCTGACCCCAGTTCCATCCAGTTTGTGAACTCCTCAAACCAGGCATCCCATAAGCCTCAACTGCCTCAAATGCGCTTGAGCAGTCTGCCCCGAGCCAGTCCCGCAGTAAGCTCACAGGGGGAAGAGGCTCACAATAAGGTGGTGTGTTCAGATCAGCTGTCTCAAAAGTCCTCTAATCCCAAATCTTGGGTTGCTGGAATGAAGCGTGTCAGAGGAGCAGGGCTACTCCATCAGAGTAATAGGAAGTCAGCTGGTGATGATAATTGGCACGCAGACCTAAAGAAATCTCCAGAAAGTCATCAAGAGGCCAAAGTGGAGCTCAGTGACTCTCCTGACCTAGGGCAAGGTTTTTGGAGAACCATCCCAGAGTCTGTCTGCCCCTTTTGCCAAAATATGTTTTCAAATCCAGAGGAATTGCGGATCCACCAGAAGAGTCACAGAGAAAAG AAGCCACATTGA
- the LOC118937657 gene encoding uncharacterized protein LOC118937657 isoform X2 has protein sequence MEDRRILPTGVAGDPKTMGIPLEVKTEPDTNTRRVREEALPTIPIRVKKEDVSDVPLKVPRFQYVDFPSLHQCIQQLTVPPLDSWLEGCPLALGRPSGGCAPLTSKEKVPKFKYVDYPSLHHCIQQLSVPPLESWSSGLARPGSAATGGPGSTTSQPSFVRGNQTGQGDVSASAQKQDKYTAFPFPGPDPSSIQFVNSSNQASHKPQLPQMRLSSLPRASPAVSSQGEEAHNKVVCSDQLSQKSSNPKSWVAGMKRVRGAGLLHQSNRKSAGDDNWHADLKKSPESHQEAKVELSDSPDLGQGFWRTIPESVCPFCQNMFSNPEELRIHQKSHREKKPH, from the exons ATGGAGGACAGGAGAATTCTCCCTACAGGGGTAGCAGGTGATCCAAAAACAATGGGCATACCCTTAGAGGTCAAAACTGAGCCGGACACAAACACCCGTAGGGTGAGAGAGGAGGCACTGCCTACCATACCCATCAGGGTTAAAAAAGAGGACGTCTCTGACGTGCCACTCAAAGTGCCCAGATTCCAGTACGTGGACTTTCCTTCGCTGCACCAGTGCATCCAGCAGCTCACCGTGCCACCCTTGGACAGCTGGCTGGAGGGTTGCCCTCTGGCCCTGGGAAGACCCTCTGGAGGATGTGCCCCTCTCACTTCCAAGGAGAAGGTTCCCAAGTTTAAGTATGTGGATTATCCCTCTCTGCACCACTGCATCCAGCAGTTGTCTGTGCCGCCTCTGGAGAGCTGGAGCTCGGGGTTGGCCAGGCCAGGGAGTGCGGCGACAGGGGGACCTGGATCCACCACCTCTCAGCCCAGCTTTGTGAGGGGGAATCAGACAGGACAGGGAGATGTTTCAGCATCGGCTCAAAAGCAGGACAAGTACACTGCTTTCCCCTTCCCTGGTCCTGACCCCAGTTCCATCCAGTTTGTGAACTCCTCAAACCAGGCATCCCATAAGCCTCAACTGCCTCAAATGCGCTTGAGCAGTCTGCCCCGAGCCAGTCCCGCAGTAAGCTCACAGGGGGAAGAGGCTCACAATAAGGTGGTGTGTTCAGATCAGCTGTCTCAAAAGTCCTCTAATCCCAAATCTTGGGTTGCTGGAATGAAGCGTGTCAGAGGAGCAGGGCTACTCCATCAGAGTAATAGGAAGTCAGCTGGTGATGATAATTGGCACGCAGACCTAAAGAAATCTCCAGAAAGTCATCAAGAGGCCAAAGTGGAGCTCAGTGACTCTCCTGACCTAGGGCAAGGTTTTTGGAGAACCATCCCAGAGTCTGTCTGCCCCTTTTGCCAAAATATGTTTTCAAATCCAGAGGAATTGCGGATCCACCAGAAGAGTCACAGAGAAAAG AAGCCACATTGA